Proteins from a single region of Ananas comosus cultivar F153 linkage group 3, ASM154086v1, whole genome shotgun sequence:
- the LOC109707472 gene encoding auxin response factor 12-like isoform X1: MKLSTIGFGQQEEEGGEEEKRCLNSELWHACAGPLVCLPTVGTRVVYFPQGHSEQVVASTNKEVEGHIPNYPNLPPQLICQLHNVTMRADVETDEVYAQMTLQPLGPQEQIDSFLSIEMGIVSKQPTNYFCKTLTASDTSTHGGFSVPRRAAEKVFPPLDFTQQPPAQELIARDLHDVEWKFRHIFRGQPKRHLLTTGWSVFVSAKRLVAGDSVLFIWNEKNQLLLGIRRANRPQTVLPSSVLSSDSMHIGLLAAAAHAAATNSRFTIFYNPRASPSEFVIPLSKYVKAVFHTRVSIGMRFRMLFETEESSVRRYMGTITGISDLDPLHWPKSHWRSVKVGWDESMAGERQPRVSLWEIEPLTTYPMYPSLFPLRLKRPWQPGAPYSQENKELESNSPMFLRGGSGERGIQPFNFLPFGVNPWVQQRSEPSLLENELNQYQAMSSLAFQDVGGRNHLKQQLLQYLPQEPCRISPLIQQQIVHQALQQPVICDQSHCASECNFHSPQLQQTHTEIAEMSQIPNNRMKQQQSCFPSQLYEKTILADPIVNFSLASAPSSVQGILGAEGNGNMLNLSRLGLSMISPQNKHQDQQQWEPKSKVSHVASFGSSLETENHQDQHNQDLFGVSQCSPTVLPYPLPCQITSNVIGNDASAVPYAVTSFQNSLYGYMEEASGLLQNGGETDPQTGTFVKVYKSGSVGRSLDIARFSNCMELREELGRMFGIEGLLDDPLRSGWQLVFVDRENDVLLLGDDPWESFVNNVWYIKILSPEDAEKAGV; encoded by the exons ATGAAGCTTTCGACGATCGGTTTCGGCCAacaggaggaagaaggag gggaggaggagaagcgaTGCTTGAACTCGGAGCTGTGGCACGCGTGCGCGGGGCCTCTTGTGTGCTTGCCCACGGTGGGAACGCGCGTCGTCTACTTCCCTCAGGGCCACAGCGAGCAG GTTGTTGCATCGACGAACAAGGAAGTGGAAGGGCACATCCCGAATTACCCGAATTTGCCACCGCAGTTGATTTGCCAGCTCCATAATGTTACAATGCGT GCAGATGTGGAAACTGACGAAGTCTATGCGCAGATGACGTTGCAACCTCTAGGCCCG CAGGAGCAGATAGATAGCTTCCTTTCAATTGAGATGGGTATAGTGAGCAAGCAGCCAACAAATTACTTCTGCAAGACTCTGACGGCAAGCGATACGAGTACTCACGGGGGATTCTCTGTTCCCCGCCGTGCTGCTGAGAAGGTGTTTCCTCCCCTG GATTTCACTCAGCAGCCACCAGCGCAGGAGCTCATTGCGCGTGATCTTCATGATGTTGAATGGAAGTTCAGGCACATCTTTCGAG GCCAACCTAAAAGGCATCTTCTCACGACTGGCTGGAGTGTGTTTGTCAGTGCCAAGAGACTTGTTGCTGGGGATTCTGTTCTCTTTATATG GAATGAAAAAAACCAACTTCTGTTGGGAATTCGACGGGCTAATCGTCCACAGACTGTACTGCCATCATCTGTTTTATCAAGTGATAGCATGCATATTGGACTCCTTGCAGCTGCGGCTCATGCTGCTGCAACTAATAGTCGATTCACCATATTTTACAACCCAAG GGCAAGTCCATCGGAGTTTGTTATACCACTTTCAAAATATGTCAAAGCCGTATTTCATACTCGTGTATCTATCGGTATGCGATTTCGCATGCTCTTTGAGACCGAGGAGTCCAGTGTTCGTAG GTACATGGGCACAATAACAGGTATTAGTGACTTGGATCCTTTGCATTGGCCAAAATCTCACTGGAGGTCAGTCAAG GTAGGTTGGGATGAATCCATGGCAGGTGAGAGGCAGCCTAGAGTTTCATTATGGGAAATTGAGCCATTAACAACATACCCCATGTATCCATCATTGTTCCCTCTGAGGCTCAAGCGTCCTTGGCAGCCTGGAGCACCATATTCTCAAG AGAATAAAGAACTCGAGAGCAATTCCCCGATGTTTCTAAGAGGGGGTAGTGGAGAACGGGGCATTCAGCCTTTTAATTTTCTGCCTTTTGGTGTGAACCCCTGGGTTCAACAGAGGTCAGAACCATCACTGCTGGAGAATGAGCTTAATCAGTACCAAGCAATGTCTAGTTTAGCATTTCAGGACGTGGGGGGTCGGAACCATCTGAAGCAGCAATTGCTGCAATATCTTCCACAAGAACCGTGCAGAATTAGCCCACTTATACAGCAACAAATTGTTCACCAGGCTCTTCAACAGCCAGTCATTTGTGATCAGTCGCACTGTGCATCAGAGTGCAATTTTCACTCTCCTCAACTGCAACAGACACATACTGAAATTGCAGAGATGTCTCAGATACCCAACAACAGAATGAAGCAGCAGCAATCATGTTTTCCTTCTCAGCTGTATGAGAAAACAATCCTTGCTGACCCAATCGTGAACTTCTCATTAGCTTCTGCACCAAGTAGTGTCCAGGGTATTTTAGGAGCTGAAGGAAATGGCAATATGTTGAACCTTTCTAGACTTGGTCTTTCCATGATAAGCCCACAGAATAAGCACCAGGATCAGCAACAATGGGAGCCAAAATCTAAGGTGTCACATGTCGCTTCTTTTGGCAGCTCGTTGGAAACTGAGAATCATCAAGATCAACATAATCAGGATCTCTTTGGTGTTAGCCAATGTTCACCCACTGTTCTTCCATATCCACTACCTTGTCAGATAACAAGCAATGTTATTGGAAATGATGCATCTGCAGTGCCATATGCTGTAACTTCTtttcaaaattctttatatgGCTACATGGAGGAAGCATCTGGACTCCTGCAAAATGGAGGAGAGACTGATCCACAAACTGGAACATTTGTTAAG GTTTATAAATCAGGATCAGTTGGGAGGTCTTTGGACATCGCTCGATTCAGCAACTGCATGGAGCTACGTGAGGAGCTGGGTCGGATGTTCGGTATTGAGGGTCTTTTGGACGATCCTCTTAGATCAGGCTGGCAGCTTGTATTTGTCGACAGGGAGAATGATGTGCTTCTCCTTGGAGACGACCCTTGGGA GTCATTTGTGAATAATGTGTGGTACATAAAGATACTCTCACCTGAGGATGCGGAGAAAGCAGGAGTTTGA
- the LOC109707472 gene encoding auxin response factor 12-like isoform X2, translating into MKLSTIGFGQQEEEGGEEEKRCLNSELWHACAGPLVCLPTVGTRVVYFPQGHSEQVVASTNKEVEGHIPNYPNLPPQLICQLHNVTMRADVETDEVYAQMTLQPLGPEQIDSFLSIEMGIVSKQPTNYFCKTLTASDTSTHGGFSVPRRAAEKVFPPLDFTQQPPAQELIARDLHDVEWKFRHIFRGQPKRHLLTTGWSVFVSAKRLVAGDSVLFIWNEKNQLLLGIRRANRPQTVLPSSVLSSDSMHIGLLAAAAHAAATNSRFTIFYNPRASPSEFVIPLSKYVKAVFHTRVSIGMRFRMLFETEESSVRRYMGTITGISDLDPLHWPKSHWRSVKVGWDESMAGERQPRVSLWEIEPLTTYPMYPSLFPLRLKRPWQPGAPYSQENKELESNSPMFLRGGSGERGIQPFNFLPFGVNPWVQQRSEPSLLENELNQYQAMSSLAFQDVGGRNHLKQQLLQYLPQEPCRISPLIQQQIVHQALQQPVICDQSHCASECNFHSPQLQQTHTEIAEMSQIPNNRMKQQQSCFPSQLYEKTILADPIVNFSLASAPSSVQGILGAEGNGNMLNLSRLGLSMISPQNKHQDQQQWEPKSKVSHVASFGSSLETENHQDQHNQDLFGVSQCSPTVLPYPLPCQITSNVIGNDASAVPYAVTSFQNSLYGYMEEASGLLQNGGETDPQTGTFVKVYKSGSVGRSLDIARFSNCMELREELGRMFGIEGLLDDPLRSGWQLVFVDRENDVLLLGDDPWESFVNNVWYIKILSPEDAEKAGV; encoded by the exons ATGAAGCTTTCGACGATCGGTTTCGGCCAacaggaggaagaaggag gggaggaggagaagcgaTGCTTGAACTCGGAGCTGTGGCACGCGTGCGCGGGGCCTCTTGTGTGCTTGCCCACGGTGGGAACGCGCGTCGTCTACTTCCCTCAGGGCCACAGCGAGCAG GTTGTTGCATCGACGAACAAGGAAGTGGAAGGGCACATCCCGAATTACCCGAATTTGCCACCGCAGTTGATTTGCCAGCTCCATAATGTTACAATGCGT GCAGATGTGGAAACTGACGAAGTCTATGCGCAGATGACGTTGCAACCTCTAGGCCCG GAGCAGATAGATAGCTTCCTTTCAATTGAGATGGGTATAGTGAGCAAGCAGCCAACAAATTACTTCTGCAAGACTCTGACGGCAAGCGATACGAGTACTCACGGGGGATTCTCTGTTCCCCGCCGTGCTGCTGAGAAGGTGTTTCCTCCCCTG GATTTCACTCAGCAGCCACCAGCGCAGGAGCTCATTGCGCGTGATCTTCATGATGTTGAATGGAAGTTCAGGCACATCTTTCGAG GCCAACCTAAAAGGCATCTTCTCACGACTGGCTGGAGTGTGTTTGTCAGTGCCAAGAGACTTGTTGCTGGGGATTCTGTTCTCTTTATATG GAATGAAAAAAACCAACTTCTGTTGGGAATTCGACGGGCTAATCGTCCACAGACTGTACTGCCATCATCTGTTTTATCAAGTGATAGCATGCATATTGGACTCCTTGCAGCTGCGGCTCATGCTGCTGCAACTAATAGTCGATTCACCATATTTTACAACCCAAG GGCAAGTCCATCGGAGTTTGTTATACCACTTTCAAAATATGTCAAAGCCGTATTTCATACTCGTGTATCTATCGGTATGCGATTTCGCATGCTCTTTGAGACCGAGGAGTCCAGTGTTCGTAG GTACATGGGCACAATAACAGGTATTAGTGACTTGGATCCTTTGCATTGGCCAAAATCTCACTGGAGGTCAGTCAAG GTAGGTTGGGATGAATCCATGGCAGGTGAGAGGCAGCCTAGAGTTTCATTATGGGAAATTGAGCCATTAACAACATACCCCATGTATCCATCATTGTTCCCTCTGAGGCTCAAGCGTCCTTGGCAGCCTGGAGCACCATATTCTCAAG AGAATAAAGAACTCGAGAGCAATTCCCCGATGTTTCTAAGAGGGGGTAGTGGAGAACGGGGCATTCAGCCTTTTAATTTTCTGCCTTTTGGTGTGAACCCCTGGGTTCAACAGAGGTCAGAACCATCACTGCTGGAGAATGAGCTTAATCAGTACCAAGCAATGTCTAGTTTAGCATTTCAGGACGTGGGGGGTCGGAACCATCTGAAGCAGCAATTGCTGCAATATCTTCCACAAGAACCGTGCAGAATTAGCCCACTTATACAGCAACAAATTGTTCACCAGGCTCTTCAACAGCCAGTCATTTGTGATCAGTCGCACTGTGCATCAGAGTGCAATTTTCACTCTCCTCAACTGCAACAGACACATACTGAAATTGCAGAGATGTCTCAGATACCCAACAACAGAATGAAGCAGCAGCAATCATGTTTTCCTTCTCAGCTGTATGAGAAAACAATCCTTGCTGACCCAATCGTGAACTTCTCATTAGCTTCTGCACCAAGTAGTGTCCAGGGTATTTTAGGAGCTGAAGGAAATGGCAATATGTTGAACCTTTCTAGACTTGGTCTTTCCATGATAAGCCCACAGAATAAGCACCAGGATCAGCAACAATGGGAGCCAAAATCTAAGGTGTCACATGTCGCTTCTTTTGGCAGCTCGTTGGAAACTGAGAATCATCAAGATCAACATAATCAGGATCTCTTTGGTGTTAGCCAATGTTCACCCACTGTTCTTCCATATCCACTACCTTGTCAGATAACAAGCAATGTTATTGGAAATGATGCATCTGCAGTGCCATATGCTGTAACTTCTtttcaaaattctttatatgGCTACATGGAGGAAGCATCTGGACTCCTGCAAAATGGAGGAGAGACTGATCCACAAACTGGAACATTTGTTAAG GTTTATAAATCAGGATCAGTTGGGAGGTCTTTGGACATCGCTCGATTCAGCAACTGCATGGAGCTACGTGAGGAGCTGGGTCGGATGTTCGGTATTGAGGGTCTTTTGGACGATCCTCTTAGATCAGGCTGGCAGCTTGTATTTGTCGACAGGGAGAATGATGTGCTTCTCCTTGGAGACGACCCTTGGGA GTCATTTGTGAATAATGTGTGGTACATAAAGATACTCTCACCTGAGGATGCGGAGAAAGCAGGAGTTTGA
- the LOC109707472 gene encoding auxin response factor 12-like isoform X3: MKLSTIGFGQQEEEGGEEEKRCLNSELWHACAGPLVCLPTVGTRVVYFPQGHSEQVVASTNKEVEGHIPNYPNLPPQLICQLHNVTMHVETDEVYAQMTLQPLGPQEQIDSFLSIEMGIVSKQPTNYFCKTLTASDTSTHGGFSVPRRAAEKVFPPLDFTQQPPAQELIARDLHDVEWKFRHIFRGQPKRHLLTTGWSVFVSAKRLVAGDSVLFIWNEKNQLLLGIRRANRPQTVLPSSVLSSDSMHIGLLAAAAHAAATNSRFTIFYNPRASPSEFVIPLSKYVKAVFHTRVSIGMRFRMLFETEESSVRRYMGTITGISDLDPLHWPKSHWRSVKVGWDESMAGERQPRVSLWEIEPLTTYPMYPSLFPLRLKRPWQPGAPYSQENKELESNSPMFLRGGSGERGIQPFNFLPFGVNPWVQQRSEPSLLENELNQYQAMSSLAFQDVGGRNHLKQQLLQYLPQEPCRISPLIQQQIVHQALQQPVICDQSHCASECNFHSPQLQQTHTEIAEMSQIPNNRMKQQQSCFPSQLYEKTILADPIVNFSLASAPSSVQGILGAEGNGNMLNLSRLGLSMISPQNKHQDQQQWEPKSKVSHVASFGSSLETENHQDQHNQDLFGVSQCSPTVLPYPLPCQITSNVIGNDASAVPYAVTSFQNSLYGYMEEASGLLQNGGETDPQTGTFVKVYKSGSVGRSLDIARFSNCMELREELGRMFGIEGLLDDPLRSGWQLVFVDRENDVLLLGDDPWESFVNNVWYIKILSPEDAEKAGV, encoded by the exons ATGAAGCTTTCGACGATCGGTTTCGGCCAacaggaggaagaaggag gggaggaggagaagcgaTGCTTGAACTCGGAGCTGTGGCACGCGTGCGCGGGGCCTCTTGTGTGCTTGCCCACGGTGGGAACGCGCGTCGTCTACTTCCCTCAGGGCCACAGCGAGCAG GTTGTTGCATCGACGAACAAGGAAGTGGAAGGGCACATCCCGAATTACCCGAATTTGCCACCGCAGTTGATTTGCCAGCTCCATAATGTTACAATGC ATGTGGAAACTGACGAAGTCTATGCGCAGATGACGTTGCAACCTCTAGGCCCG CAGGAGCAGATAGATAGCTTCCTTTCAATTGAGATGGGTATAGTGAGCAAGCAGCCAACAAATTACTTCTGCAAGACTCTGACGGCAAGCGATACGAGTACTCACGGGGGATTCTCTGTTCCCCGCCGTGCTGCTGAGAAGGTGTTTCCTCCCCTG GATTTCACTCAGCAGCCACCAGCGCAGGAGCTCATTGCGCGTGATCTTCATGATGTTGAATGGAAGTTCAGGCACATCTTTCGAG GCCAACCTAAAAGGCATCTTCTCACGACTGGCTGGAGTGTGTTTGTCAGTGCCAAGAGACTTGTTGCTGGGGATTCTGTTCTCTTTATATG GAATGAAAAAAACCAACTTCTGTTGGGAATTCGACGGGCTAATCGTCCACAGACTGTACTGCCATCATCTGTTTTATCAAGTGATAGCATGCATATTGGACTCCTTGCAGCTGCGGCTCATGCTGCTGCAACTAATAGTCGATTCACCATATTTTACAACCCAAG GGCAAGTCCATCGGAGTTTGTTATACCACTTTCAAAATATGTCAAAGCCGTATTTCATACTCGTGTATCTATCGGTATGCGATTTCGCATGCTCTTTGAGACCGAGGAGTCCAGTGTTCGTAG GTACATGGGCACAATAACAGGTATTAGTGACTTGGATCCTTTGCATTGGCCAAAATCTCACTGGAGGTCAGTCAAG GTAGGTTGGGATGAATCCATGGCAGGTGAGAGGCAGCCTAGAGTTTCATTATGGGAAATTGAGCCATTAACAACATACCCCATGTATCCATCATTGTTCCCTCTGAGGCTCAAGCGTCCTTGGCAGCCTGGAGCACCATATTCTCAAG AGAATAAAGAACTCGAGAGCAATTCCCCGATGTTTCTAAGAGGGGGTAGTGGAGAACGGGGCATTCAGCCTTTTAATTTTCTGCCTTTTGGTGTGAACCCCTGGGTTCAACAGAGGTCAGAACCATCACTGCTGGAGAATGAGCTTAATCAGTACCAAGCAATGTCTAGTTTAGCATTTCAGGACGTGGGGGGTCGGAACCATCTGAAGCAGCAATTGCTGCAATATCTTCCACAAGAACCGTGCAGAATTAGCCCACTTATACAGCAACAAATTGTTCACCAGGCTCTTCAACAGCCAGTCATTTGTGATCAGTCGCACTGTGCATCAGAGTGCAATTTTCACTCTCCTCAACTGCAACAGACACATACTGAAATTGCAGAGATGTCTCAGATACCCAACAACAGAATGAAGCAGCAGCAATCATGTTTTCCTTCTCAGCTGTATGAGAAAACAATCCTTGCTGACCCAATCGTGAACTTCTCATTAGCTTCTGCACCAAGTAGTGTCCAGGGTATTTTAGGAGCTGAAGGAAATGGCAATATGTTGAACCTTTCTAGACTTGGTCTTTCCATGATAAGCCCACAGAATAAGCACCAGGATCAGCAACAATGGGAGCCAAAATCTAAGGTGTCACATGTCGCTTCTTTTGGCAGCTCGTTGGAAACTGAGAATCATCAAGATCAACATAATCAGGATCTCTTTGGTGTTAGCCAATGTTCACCCACTGTTCTTCCATATCCACTACCTTGTCAGATAACAAGCAATGTTATTGGAAATGATGCATCTGCAGTGCCATATGCTGTAACTTCTtttcaaaattctttatatgGCTACATGGAGGAAGCATCTGGACTCCTGCAAAATGGAGGAGAGACTGATCCACAAACTGGAACATTTGTTAAG GTTTATAAATCAGGATCAGTTGGGAGGTCTTTGGACATCGCTCGATTCAGCAACTGCATGGAGCTACGTGAGGAGCTGGGTCGGATGTTCGGTATTGAGGGTCTTTTGGACGATCCTCTTAGATCAGGCTGGCAGCTTGTATTTGTCGACAGGGAGAATGATGTGCTTCTCCTTGGAGACGACCCTTGGGA GTCATTTGTGAATAATGTGTGGTACATAAAGATACTCTCACCTGAGGATGCGGAGAAAGCAGGAGTTTGA
- the LOC109707472 gene encoding auxin response factor 12-like isoform X4, with amino-acid sequence MKLSTIGFGQQEEEGGEEEKRCLNSELWHACAGPLVCLPTVGTRVVYFPQGHSEQVVASTNKEVEGHIPNYPNLPPQLICQLHNVTMHVETDEVYAQMTLQPLGPEQIDSFLSIEMGIVSKQPTNYFCKTLTASDTSTHGGFSVPRRAAEKVFPPLDFTQQPPAQELIARDLHDVEWKFRHIFRGQPKRHLLTTGWSVFVSAKRLVAGDSVLFIWNEKNQLLLGIRRANRPQTVLPSSVLSSDSMHIGLLAAAAHAAATNSRFTIFYNPRASPSEFVIPLSKYVKAVFHTRVSIGMRFRMLFETEESSVRRYMGTITGISDLDPLHWPKSHWRSVKVGWDESMAGERQPRVSLWEIEPLTTYPMYPSLFPLRLKRPWQPGAPYSQENKELESNSPMFLRGGSGERGIQPFNFLPFGVNPWVQQRSEPSLLENELNQYQAMSSLAFQDVGGRNHLKQQLLQYLPQEPCRISPLIQQQIVHQALQQPVICDQSHCASECNFHSPQLQQTHTEIAEMSQIPNNRMKQQQSCFPSQLYEKTILADPIVNFSLASAPSSVQGILGAEGNGNMLNLSRLGLSMISPQNKHQDQQQWEPKSKVSHVASFGSSLETENHQDQHNQDLFGVSQCSPTVLPYPLPCQITSNVIGNDASAVPYAVTSFQNSLYGYMEEASGLLQNGGETDPQTGTFVKVYKSGSVGRSLDIARFSNCMELREELGRMFGIEGLLDDPLRSGWQLVFVDRENDVLLLGDDPWESFVNNVWYIKILSPEDAEKAGV; translated from the exons ATGAAGCTTTCGACGATCGGTTTCGGCCAacaggaggaagaaggag gggaggaggagaagcgaTGCTTGAACTCGGAGCTGTGGCACGCGTGCGCGGGGCCTCTTGTGTGCTTGCCCACGGTGGGAACGCGCGTCGTCTACTTCCCTCAGGGCCACAGCGAGCAG GTTGTTGCATCGACGAACAAGGAAGTGGAAGGGCACATCCCGAATTACCCGAATTTGCCACCGCAGTTGATTTGCCAGCTCCATAATGTTACAATGC ATGTGGAAACTGACGAAGTCTATGCGCAGATGACGTTGCAACCTCTAGGCCCG GAGCAGATAGATAGCTTCCTTTCAATTGAGATGGGTATAGTGAGCAAGCAGCCAACAAATTACTTCTGCAAGACTCTGACGGCAAGCGATACGAGTACTCACGGGGGATTCTCTGTTCCCCGCCGTGCTGCTGAGAAGGTGTTTCCTCCCCTG GATTTCACTCAGCAGCCACCAGCGCAGGAGCTCATTGCGCGTGATCTTCATGATGTTGAATGGAAGTTCAGGCACATCTTTCGAG GCCAACCTAAAAGGCATCTTCTCACGACTGGCTGGAGTGTGTTTGTCAGTGCCAAGAGACTTGTTGCTGGGGATTCTGTTCTCTTTATATG GAATGAAAAAAACCAACTTCTGTTGGGAATTCGACGGGCTAATCGTCCACAGACTGTACTGCCATCATCTGTTTTATCAAGTGATAGCATGCATATTGGACTCCTTGCAGCTGCGGCTCATGCTGCTGCAACTAATAGTCGATTCACCATATTTTACAACCCAAG GGCAAGTCCATCGGAGTTTGTTATACCACTTTCAAAATATGTCAAAGCCGTATTTCATACTCGTGTATCTATCGGTATGCGATTTCGCATGCTCTTTGAGACCGAGGAGTCCAGTGTTCGTAG GTACATGGGCACAATAACAGGTATTAGTGACTTGGATCCTTTGCATTGGCCAAAATCTCACTGGAGGTCAGTCAAG GTAGGTTGGGATGAATCCATGGCAGGTGAGAGGCAGCCTAGAGTTTCATTATGGGAAATTGAGCCATTAACAACATACCCCATGTATCCATCATTGTTCCCTCTGAGGCTCAAGCGTCCTTGGCAGCCTGGAGCACCATATTCTCAAG AGAATAAAGAACTCGAGAGCAATTCCCCGATGTTTCTAAGAGGGGGTAGTGGAGAACGGGGCATTCAGCCTTTTAATTTTCTGCCTTTTGGTGTGAACCCCTGGGTTCAACAGAGGTCAGAACCATCACTGCTGGAGAATGAGCTTAATCAGTACCAAGCAATGTCTAGTTTAGCATTTCAGGACGTGGGGGGTCGGAACCATCTGAAGCAGCAATTGCTGCAATATCTTCCACAAGAACCGTGCAGAATTAGCCCACTTATACAGCAACAAATTGTTCACCAGGCTCTTCAACAGCCAGTCATTTGTGATCAGTCGCACTGTGCATCAGAGTGCAATTTTCACTCTCCTCAACTGCAACAGACACATACTGAAATTGCAGAGATGTCTCAGATACCCAACAACAGAATGAAGCAGCAGCAATCATGTTTTCCTTCTCAGCTGTATGAGAAAACAATCCTTGCTGACCCAATCGTGAACTTCTCATTAGCTTCTGCACCAAGTAGTGTCCAGGGTATTTTAGGAGCTGAAGGAAATGGCAATATGTTGAACCTTTCTAGACTTGGTCTTTCCATGATAAGCCCACAGAATAAGCACCAGGATCAGCAACAATGGGAGCCAAAATCTAAGGTGTCACATGTCGCTTCTTTTGGCAGCTCGTTGGAAACTGAGAATCATCAAGATCAACATAATCAGGATCTCTTTGGTGTTAGCCAATGTTCACCCACTGTTCTTCCATATCCACTACCTTGTCAGATAACAAGCAATGTTATTGGAAATGATGCATCTGCAGTGCCATATGCTGTAACTTCTtttcaaaattctttatatgGCTACATGGAGGAAGCATCTGGACTCCTGCAAAATGGAGGAGAGACTGATCCACAAACTGGAACATTTGTTAAG GTTTATAAATCAGGATCAGTTGGGAGGTCTTTGGACATCGCTCGATTCAGCAACTGCATGGAGCTACGTGAGGAGCTGGGTCGGATGTTCGGTATTGAGGGTCTTTTGGACGATCCTCTTAGATCAGGCTGGCAGCTTGTATTTGTCGACAGGGAGAATGATGTGCTTCTCCTTGGAGACGACCCTTGGGA GTCATTTGTGAATAATGTGTGGTACATAAAGATACTCTCACCTGAGGATGCGGAGAAAGCAGGAGTTTGA